The following nucleotide sequence is from Halobacillus mangrovi.
AATGCAAATGCCCTCTCCAGAAATGAAGGAGAGGGCAATTATTTTTCTTACTTTAGTGTAGCCAAATAGGTATAAACGTCGTTTAAATTTTCAAACCCTAACTCTTGTATATCCTTAATGCTTTCAACCCAAAGCTTTGCAGTGGCCATCGCATCATGGAAGGCGTGGTGTCGATGCTTAATACTGATTCCGTAATGAGCACAGCAGTCATCAAGACTAACCAGGTCCTTCTCCTTATGAATGATTTTAGTTAAGAAAGATGTATCGACAATCCGGTGTTGAAAGTTTTTCCTTAAAGCTAGCCACGTTGCATGATTCATAAATTGCTTTTCGTGGTTTGCATGGTGAGCGACTAGCGTATCTGTTTTAACATAAGAGTAAAATTCCTTCAGCACATCACGCATAGCCGGAGATTCTAATAACATCTCCCCCGTAATTCCTGTGAGCTTTGTAATCTCTTCTGAAGGTGCTGACTCACTATAGACAAGAGAATAAAAGGACTGATCCTCAAGTATTTTCGTCCCCTCTACTTTCACAGCCCCAATCGAAAGAATTTCGTCTCCCTTGTAAGGGTAAAACCCTGTCGTTTCTAAGTCGAACACCACCACTGAAAGTTCTTCAAATGGAACAACAAGTGTATCTTTATTCCGCAGTTGTCGTTCCAGATTTCTTACATAAGCCACTTTTGAAGGGTCATTCTGATTCAAAGAAGAGAATCCGCTGCCAAGCCTGTCAGACAAATCTTTTACGAATTGTACAAAAGGATTCATAAGGCATCCTCTTCATGAAGCATTGATTTACATTTGGAGAAGAGCTTTTGTCCTCTTCTAATTAGAAACTTTAACTTCTGTTTGTCCTGTTTTGACAGTACTTTAAGTGGAAGTAAGTGTACCTTTTCATAGCTTGTTGCTGACTTTCTAAACTTCAGACGAAAATCAAGCAGTTCTCGAAAATTCTTTTCGTAAGCTTCAAGAAAAGGGTAATTATAAGTAAGGATTTCGAATCTATCAAGTGTCGGTGCAGCGCAAACCCCTTTTTTCAATGCTAAAACTCTAAGGGCGTTGACGTATGGAAAATAAGCCGTTTGTTTTAAATGAATTTCTCCATCCAACCCTTGCCCATGTTCAGGAAGGAGCTGCCCAAAAACCCCCACTCCCTTTTTAATAAATTCAAAGTTGTCAATGAGACGGGAATATAAGTGGGGATGATCTTCCAACATAGAAAAAGAAGCATTTTTAAGCTGCATCAGCAAATTCTCATCCCCAACTAACACCCTTGAATCAATAAAGATCGAGAAGTTCCTAAGCGACTGCCAACTTTCCTCAAGCAGCCATTCTTCTATCAGCTTCTCAAAAGAACCCATGGACTGACACCATAATGCATTGGATGCCATCACATTTCCTTCACACTTTTCATAGCCGACGACACCCATTCCATAACTAATTTCCGTTCCGAGATTTAAAAAGTATTCCTGAAAATCGGTAGAACCATTGAATATTATTCCATGATCCTGGTCGCTCCAAACAGACTGTTCACACCGACCAGCACTGCCCATGAGAAAAAATGCAAAAGGAGCAGGCGGTTTCCCCTGCTCACTTTCAATATGATCCATTGCAATTCTTACGGTTTGGTACATGACTTGATCGTGGAACGCATTCAATTGATGGTGGTCATCAGCGACTGAATCAAGCGTTTCTTCTCGCCATTGCTTGATTTCTTCATACGTATTGAACACAACTATCCATTCCTTTTATTTAAGTTTAAGCTCCAGACTTAGAATTAGGCGGTGTTAAGTTCTCAGGATATCCATAGCCACCGTGTTCACTCAAGTCCAGCCCCATAATCTCCTCTTCTTCTGTAACACGAAGTCCTCCCATTGCTTTATCCATGACCTTTAAAATAATGTAGGATACCAAAAAGGCATATAGACCACAGCTTACAACACCGAGAATTTGAATC
It contains:
- a CDS encoding exonuclease domain-containing protein, whose protein sequence is MNPFVQFVKDLSDRLGSGFSSLNQNDPSKVAYVRNLERQLRNKDTLVVPFEELSVVVFDLETTGFYPYKGDEILSIGAVKVEGTKILEDQSFYSLVYSESAPSEEITKLTGITGEMLLESPAMRDVLKEFYSYVKTDTLVAHHANHEKQFMNHATWLALRKNFQHRIVDTSFLTKIIHKEKDLVSLDDCCAHYGISIKHRHHAFHDAMATAKLWVESIKDIQELGFENLNDVYTYLATLK
- a CDS encoding DUF294 nucleotidyltransferase-like domain-containing protein; the protein is MFNTYEEIKQWREETLDSVADDHHQLNAFHDQVMYQTVRIAMDHIESEQGKPPAPFAFFLMGSAGRCEQSVWSDQDHGIIFNGSTDFQEYFLNLGTEISYGMGVVGYEKCEGNVMASNALWCQSMGSFEKLIEEWLLEESWQSLRNFSIFIDSRVLVGDENLLMQLKNASFSMLEDHPHLYSRLIDNFEFIKKGVGVFGQLLPEHGQGLDGEIHLKQTAYFPYVNALRVLALKKGVCAAPTLDRFEILTYNYPFLEAYEKNFRELLDFRLKFRKSATSYEKVHLLPLKVLSKQDKQKLKFLIRRGQKLFSKCKSMLHEEDAL